One genomic window of Pseudomonas chlororaphis subsp. piscium includes the following:
- a CDS encoding purine-cytosine permease family protein: MAALSQANQTGQDPANLPVAADARMGKLSLTMAWWAVCSAMFYIVVGASLALAHGTRNALIGMLLSVLCYGLVNSVLSRFAMRSGLSVALFSRLLFGSSGACLATLIFFSTAIYYAVFEGSVIAVALNHLYPQLVYPLAALLVVLYSVPLILGSVQHWLDKLNGVLLPVYLGGLLVAVGLSIARYGYQPQWLDFGPASPGAFAWWDCFVAYMGVWILMLFTFDYARFGKPEDASYHGRWNFGMPFYAVTFLLNGAAGIYLVSSIPHEGALNEVSVVMAILQLMGLWGLLFVWATQTRINTANYYLATLNMQAFFGRFGVRGSYLVWALAVGVIVYVLMLADVFAYLLKALAYQGIFVVAWVGVALAQILFGRTEVAAIERVAAFNGAGLGAWFGGTALGLLLMWAGGGLASFSAPLTGVLAFVLQVGLSSRSRGRLPAIS, encoded by the coding sequence ATGGCTGCTTTATCGCAAGCGAATCAAACCGGGCAGGACCCGGCCAATCTCCCTGTCGCCGCGGATGCGCGCATGGGCAAGCTGTCGCTGACCATGGCCTGGTGGGCCGTGTGCAGCGCCATGTTCTACATCGTGGTCGGGGCGTCCCTGGCGTTGGCCCACGGCACCCGCAATGCGCTGATCGGCATGCTGCTGTCGGTGCTCTGCTATGGCCTGGTCAACAGCGTGCTCAGCCGTTTCGCCATGCGCAGCGGGTTGTCGGTGGCGCTGTTTTCCCGGCTGCTGTTCGGCAGCAGCGGGGCCTGCCTGGCGACGCTGATCTTCTTCTCCACGGCGATCTACTACGCGGTGTTCGAAGGTTCGGTGATCGCCGTGGCGCTCAATCACCTGTATCCGCAGCTGGTGTATCCGCTGGCCGCCCTGCTGGTGGTGCTGTACAGCGTGCCGCTGATTCTGGGCAGCGTGCAGCACTGGCTGGACAAGCTCAACGGCGTGCTGCTGCCGGTGTACCTGGGCGGGTTGCTGGTGGCGGTGGGGCTGTCGATCGCGCGTTATGGCTACCAGCCGCAGTGGCTGGATTTCGGCCCGGCCAGCCCGGGCGCCTTTGCCTGGTGGGACTGTTTCGTGGCGTACATGGGGGTGTGGATCCTGATGCTGTTCACCTTCGACTACGCGCGTTTCGGCAAGCCTGAAGACGCCAGCTACCACGGGCGCTGGAACTTCGGCATGCCGTTCTACGCGGTGACTTTCCTGCTCAACGGCGCGGCGGGCATCTACCTGGTCAGCAGCATTCCCCACGAAGGCGCGCTCAACGAAGTCTCGGTGGTGATGGCGATCCTGCAACTCATGGGGCTGTGGGGGCTGCTGTTCGTCTGGGCCACGCAAACCCGGATCAACACCGCCAATTACTACCTGGCGACCCTGAACATGCAGGCGTTCTTCGGCCGCTTCGGCGTGCGCGGTTCATACCTGGTGTGGGCGCTGGCGGTGGGGGTGATCGTCTACGTCCTGATGCTGGCGGACGTGTTCGCCTATCTGCTCAAGGCGCTGGCCTACCAGGGCATCTTCGTCGTCGCCTGGGTTGGCGTGGCGCTGGCGCAGATCCTGTTCGGGCGCACCGAGGTGGCGGCCATCGAGCGTGTCGCGGCGTTCAACGGCGCGGGGCTGGGCGCCTGGTTCGGCGGGACCGCCCTGGGCCTGCTGCTGATGTGGGCCGGCGGTGGGCTGGCGAGTTTTTCCGCGCCGCTGACCGGGGTGCTGGCGTTTGTCTTGCAAGTGGGGCTATCCAGCCGTAGCCGCGGCAGATTGCCCGCCATCAGCTGA
- a CDS encoding biotin-dependent carboxyltransferase family protein gives MIKVIKPGLATSVQDLGREGYYHLGIPPSGALDQYALSAANQLVGNPAGAAGLECTLLGPELAFTRDALVAVCGAHMTPKVDGVDMHLDTAFAVKAGQVLRFDFPKAGARAYLAVAGGIDVPLVLGSRSTYALGGLGGFQGRRLVAGDELPVGVDSAKSRPGASLPMALRQALGGEISLRVVPGLYYERLTDAAKASFFAEPWTVGSEADRIGYRFKGGSALGFQPREQPFGAGSDPSNIVDSCYPIGSIQVPAGLEPIVLHRDAVSGGGYAMIGTVISADLDLIGQMQPNQKARFVAVTLEEALEARRSYKKKLACLSKLFPS, from the coding sequence ATGATCAAGGTTATCAAACCCGGCCTGGCCACCTCGGTGCAGGACCTGGGCCGCGAAGGTTATTACCACCTGGGCATTCCGCCGTCCGGAGCCCTGGACCAGTACGCCCTGAGCGCAGCCAACCAGCTGGTGGGTAACCCGGCCGGCGCGGCGGGGCTGGAGTGCACACTGCTCGGCCCGGAACTGGCGTTCACCCGCGATGCGCTGGTGGCGGTCTGTGGCGCCCACATGACGCCCAAGGTCGATGGCGTGGACATGCACCTGGACACCGCCTTCGCGGTCAAGGCCGGGCAAGTGTTGCGCTTCGATTTTCCCAAGGCCGGCGCCCGGGCCTACCTGGCGGTCGCCGGTGGCATCGATGTGCCGCTGGTGCTGGGCAGTCGCTCGACCTATGCCCTGGGCGGCCTCGGTGGTTTCCAGGGCCGGCGGCTGGTGGCGGGGGATGAGTTGCCGGTGGGCGTCGACAGCGCCAAGAGCCGGCCGGGCGCCAGCCTGCCCATGGCCCTGCGCCAGGCGCTGGGCGGCGAGATCAGCCTGCGGGTGGTGCCCGGTCTGTACTACGAGCGCCTGACCGACGCGGCCAAGGCCAGCTTCTTCGCCGAGCCCTGGACCGTGGGTTCGGAAGCCGACCGCATCGGCTATCGCTTCAAGGGCGGTAGCGCCCTGGGCTTCCAGCCACGGGAGCAGCCGTTCGGCGCCGGTTCCGATCCGTCGAACATCGTCGACAGCTGCTACCCCATAGGTTCGATCCAGGTGCCCGCCGGGCTCGAACCCATAGTGCTGCACCGCGATGCGGTGTCCGGTGGCGGCTACGCCATGATCGGCACGGTGATCAGCGCCGACCTCGACCTGATCGGGCAGATGCAACCCAACCAGAAGGCCCGTTTCGTCGCGGTGACCCTGGAAGAAGCGCTGGAGGCCCGGCGCTCCTACAAGAAAAAGCTCGCCTGTCTGAGCAAGCTGTTCCCTTCCTGA
- a CDS encoding 5-oxoprolinase subunit B family protein, whose amino-acid sequence MNTAIRYSFGADEHLFAEVSDSMSLEAFFKGMAVTRAVERLELDGVLDVCLANASFQIRFDPDRIAPHALLEAVQGAEAEAVAERTLHTRIIEIPVLYNDPWTHETLMRFRDRHQDPSATDLEYAARINGLADVEAFIAAHSGAPWFVSMVGFVAGLPFMFQMVERERQLQVPKYLRPRTDTPKLTLGHGGCFGCIYSVRGAGGYQMFGVTPAPIYDPQQNLAYLKEHMVFFRPGDIVQFKPMDREAYDRAVAEVEAGRFDLRIRPVEFSLDAFLADPVGYPKSLQEVLA is encoded by the coding sequence ATGAACACCGCGATCCGCTACAGCTTCGGCGCCGACGAACACCTGTTCGCCGAGGTCAGCGACAGCATGTCCCTGGAAGCTTTCTTCAAGGGCATGGCGGTGACCCGCGCCGTGGAGCGCCTGGAACTCGATGGCGTACTCGACGTGTGCCTGGCCAACGCCTCGTTCCAGATCCGTTTCGACCCCGACCGCATTGCCCCCCATGCGCTGCTTGAAGCCGTGCAAGGGGCCGAGGCCGAGGCGGTGGCAGAGCGCACCCTGCACACCCGGATCATCGAGATCCCGGTGCTGTACAACGACCCCTGGACCCATGAAACCCTGATGCGTTTTCGCGACCGGCACCAGGACCCGAGCGCCACCGACCTGGAGTACGCGGCGCGGATCAATGGCCTGGCGGACGTCGAGGCGTTTATCGCCGCCCACAGTGGCGCACCCTGGTTTGTGTCGATGGTGGGTTTCGTCGCCGGCCTGCCGTTCATGTTCCAGATGGTCGAGCGCGAGCGCCAGTTGCAGGTGCCCAAGTACCTGCGGCCACGCACCGACACGCCAAAGCTGACCCTCGGCCACGGTGGCTGTTTCGGCTGCATCTACTCGGTGCGCGGCGCCGGCGGCTACCAGATGTTCGGCGTCACCCCGGCGCCGATCTACGACCCGCAGCAGAACCTGGCGTACCTCAAGGAACACATGGTGTTCTTCCGTCCGGGCGACATCGTGCAGTTCAAGCCCATGGACCGCGAGGCCTATGACCGGGCGGTGGCCGAGGTCGAGGCCGGGCGGTTCGACCTGCGTATCCGTCCGGTGGAGTTCTCCCTGGATGCGTTCCTCGCCGACCCGGTCGGTTATCCCAAGTCGTTGCAGGAGGTGCTGGCATGA
- a CDS encoding acetyl-CoA carboxylase biotin carboxylase subunit, which translates to MTRTISTQAISKLLVANRGEIAVRIIRAAKALGIPTVAACSEADVDSMAARLADEVQVLGPARADQSYLNVQALLGALHASGANAVHPGYGFLSENAEFAAAVEATGAIFVGPSPDTIRRMGDKAEARRTAQAAGVPVVPGSPGELFELDMALQAAEAVGFPLLIKASAGGGGRGIRLAENASQLAEEFPRAQREAQTAFGNGALYLERFIGKARHIEVQVLGDGKHAVHLFERECSLQRRRQKIFEEAPSPVLNNLQRETLCASAVRLSEALGYRGAGTLEYLYDESSGEFFFIEMNTRIQVEHPVSELVTGIDLVQAQLRIAGGEPLGLRQSDIRLNGAALQMRINAEDPARDFFPSPGVVQELIWPQEAGVRVDSHLYPGYRVPPYYDSLLAKLIVHGRDRGEALARARIALEHCTLTGMASTLGLHRELLAEPWLHHADFHTGTLETWLAARRMGGAA; encoded by the coding sequence ATGACTCGGACCATCAGTACTCAAGCCATCAGCAAACTGCTGGTGGCCAACCGTGGCGAAATCGCCGTGCGCATCATTCGCGCGGCCAAGGCCCTGGGCATTCCCACCGTGGCCGCGTGCAGCGAAGCGGACGTCGATTCCATGGCCGCGCGCCTGGCCGATGAGGTGCAGGTGCTTGGCCCCGCCCGCGCCGACCAGAGCTACCTGAACGTGCAGGCTTTGCTGGGTGCCTTGCACGCCAGTGGCGCCAATGCGGTGCACCCCGGCTACGGGTTTCTTTCGGAGAACGCCGAGTTCGCCGCAGCCGTGGAAGCGACGGGGGCGATCTTTGTCGGGCCGAGCCCGGACACCATTCGCCGCATGGGCGACAAGGCCGAAGCCCGGCGCACCGCCCAGGCCGCCGGGGTGCCGGTGGTGCCGGGTTCACCCGGGGAACTGTTCGAACTCGACATGGCCCTGCAAGCCGCCGAGGCCGTGGGTTTTCCGCTGCTGATCAAGGCCTCGGCCGGTGGTGGAGGACGGGGTATTCGCCTGGCGGAAAACGCCAGCCAACTGGCGGAAGAATTCCCCCGTGCCCAGCGCGAGGCGCAGACCGCCTTCGGTAATGGCGCGCTGTACCTGGAGCGTTTTATCGGCAAGGCCCGGCATATCGAAGTGCAGGTGCTGGGCGATGGCAAGCACGCGGTGCACCTGTTCGAGCGTGAGTGTTCGCTGCAACGGCGGCGGCAGAAAATCTTCGAGGAAGCGCCGTCGCCGGTCCTCAACAACCTGCAGCGGGAAACCCTGTGCGCCAGCGCCGTGCGCCTCAGCGAAGCCCTCGGCTACAGGGGCGCGGGTACCCTGGAATACCTGTATGACGAGAGCAGCGGCGAGTTCTTTTTCATCGAGATGAACACGCGGATCCAGGTCGAGCATCCGGTCAGCGAGCTGGTGACCGGCATCGACCTGGTCCAGGCCCAGTTGCGCATTGCCGGCGGCGAGCCGCTGGGGTTGCGGCAAAGCGATATCCGCCTCAATGGCGCGGCCTTGCAGATGCGCATCAACGCCGAAGACCCGGCCCGGGACTTCTTCCCCAGCCCCGGGGTGGTGCAAGAGTTGATCTGGCCGCAGGAGGCGGGTGTGCGGGTCGACAGCCATCTGTACCCGGGATACCGCGTGCCGCCGTACTATGACTCGCTGCTGGCCAAGCTGATCGTCCATGGTCGCGACCGTGGCGAGGCCCTGGCCCGGGCGCGCATCGCCCTGGAACACTGCACATTGACCGGCATGGCCAGCACCCTGGGCCTGCACCGGGAACTGCTCGCCGAGCCCTGGCTGCACCACGCCGACTTCCACACCGGCACCCTGGAAACCTGGCTGGCCGCGCGCCGTATGGGAGGTGCCGCATGA
- a CDS encoding acetyl-CoA carboxylase: MAEHSVITPLPGTFYRKATPESAPFVEVGERVDADTVIGLIEVMKQFSELTAGTAGRLTAFAVEDGDPVEPGQVVATLDDQ; encoded by the coding sequence ATGGCCGAACATTCCGTTATCACCCCCTTGCCGGGTACCTTCTATCGCAAGGCCACGCCCGAGTCGGCGCCCTTCGTCGAGGTTGGCGAGCGCGTCGACGCCGACACCGTGATCGGCCTGATCGAAGTCATGAAGCAGTTTTCCGAACTGACCGCCGGGACGGCCGGTCGCCTCACAGCCTTCGCGGTAGAGGACGGCGATCCGGTGGAACCGGGTCAGGTCGTTGCCACGCTCGATGACCAGTGA